From Camelina sativa cultivar DH55 chromosome 5, Cs, whole genome shotgun sequence:
GTTTTCTAACGCCCATAGGAGATTTGATGTGTTCTTCCACACATTTTTCCCAACTGCAACGAAGATTTTCTCTTCAAGTATCCCTGAGCTGACTGTTTCCTCCATAGCCTGAGAAGAAGGAACTTATGGAGAGACAAGATTTTGGAAGAGATAAGTTTCTTGCATAAGCATTGGCTTGTTTACTTGGACAAGAAGACACCCAATGGCTGCACATCTCACCATTCTGGTATCTCTGTTCCTTCGAATATTCCATCAATCTATACCTATATGTTATTGAAAAAGACATGATCGatggttttatttttccaaaagatatgaaaaaaatctaaagaaataataaaCCATGAGGAACAATGTAGAAAAtgcaatataaaaatgttattcaACATGGtatcttttcatattttatttagtttattagCTGCTTTCAACGTAATATATACATGGTCAGATTGtattacataaaaaaacaagaatgaagAAAAGGTCTTTCAAGTTACATGggttttatatacattattacaTTACAAGTAGACGAGATCGTTGAAGCAAATGCTGaagaataaattatatttcttttttttctttcactttcgGGAAGAGGGTGAAGCGTGAAGCCATTCCTGGATTGCAGATCGAAGTGCAAGATTTGGAACTAAGTTTGTATGAAGAAGCTTCTTGTTCGTCATTGGTGAAGTCTCATGTCCACTCTCAAGCCATGTTCTTATGGCTTCTGTTTCATATGTAAATCCATCTGCTGCTAGTTGTGGATCCTCCATCACTTCCTGCAACattatatagaagaagaaaaaaggtttcaataatttgtttttatgattaGATGCAATCTTCGGTTCCTCTCTTGATTGACTTTAGTTTTACCAGTGAAATGGGACAGATGAAGTACTGAGGAGCTTCACGGTGCTCATCAGATCGAGAGACCTTCTCATGGATTCTCTTCAGCTCCTCTGCTTCTATAATTGCTTTGTCGCGTCCTTTTATCAGTTCATCTCGTTCTTCCTTGGCTTTTCTCAACGCTTTCGTTGCCAAGTTATACTTGTCTTGCAGCTTTTGTACCAACATATAGGACTCGGTTATTCGGTTTTCAGATATATACCTCATCTTTTCGAGTTTTTCTCTCGCTTTCGTCAGCTCcatttctgtttctttcctACGATTCAACTCCTCGAAATAGGCACTTTCCCATTCTTTAGCCTACATTTGGTCAGAAAACTTCGTAATCATCAGGCAAAAACGACATTCCCAATGGCAACAGAAATTGTAGGAGCAAGGAAGAGATTGCCAAGAACTTGTTACCTTTTTCATtgctttatttttctctttttcagctTCCTGATGCTTGAAAGCCTCCAAGCTTGCTTCTTTTTTCGATTTCTCAGCTTCAAAGACAGCTAATTGATACACATTTCCATTTCCTCTAGATATCGTGTATTGGCCCGAAGGTAATACAGATCCTCGTGAACGGACTGAATCTTGATCAGAACTTGTAGATGCATACTCAAGAGATGCGTTACCCATGATAGCTTCCCTGCATTATACCATCACCAGATATATTAGTCTTCTGACATGTGATTGTTCTCACAATCCCAGTTCCTGTTAAAACCACAAGAGTCagatataaaacacaaataGCATTCCAAAAACCGTCTGATTTCTCTAGCATAGATTACAGGGACTCGGGATAGACCTTGTATATACCAGGTATCCTTTGCAAGTAAACCATATACAACAAGTAGCAGGCGCTTCTTGACGAATGTAAATGGCTTTCTTGGATAACAGATCTGCCATCCTCCTGCAAATTAAGAATAATGATGAATCAATAAGTGAAGATAACAAGAAAGATCCATGAAAGATGAAAATCCAAAAGTAGTTAGTTATGCCGGTGTGTACATTGAATAGTGGCTGTCTGACGCAGCACCCATGACGAGCTTCTTGACATTGTGCTCTGAAATCAGTTGGATGAGTCCCTTCTCTACCGACTCCATTTCAATGAGTATCTTCTCTGCACGGACCTAGAATATCACAATCGGCTCTCTTTATCTCTTGtatcatcaaacaaataaataatatcactTATCAGCAATAGAAGTAACCAAAACATACCTGCATTAGCCTGCATGTTTGAAGGTACTTGTCCATGATCTTTTGtgccttttccttttcttttctgtagAGCGGCTGGTGAACGTGGACGATACAGAACTCCTTGCCTCCAGTGTTCTGTATCGCCCAAACAAGAGTGGACTTGTTCCCTAATTCCGTC
This genomic window contains:
- the LOC104784726 gene encoding U-box domain-containing protein 37, which encodes MMSKPVSQQLLMDEKIYVAVGTELGNKSTLVWAIQNTGGKEFCIVHVHQPLYRKEKEKAQKIMDKYLQTCRLMQVRAEKILIEMESVEKGLIQLISEHNVKKLVMGAASDSHYSMRMADLLSKKAIYIRQEAPATCCIWFTCKGYLVYTREAIMGNASLEYASTSSDQDSVRSRGSVLPSGQYTISRGNGNVYQLAVFEAEKSKKEASLEAFKHQEAEKEKNKAMKKAKEWESAYFEELNRRKETEMELTKAREKLEKMRYISENRITESYMLVQKLQDKYNLATKALRKAKEERDELIKGRDKAIIEAEELKRIHEKVSRSDEHREAPQYFICPISLEVMEDPQLAADGFTYETEAIRTWLESGHETSPMTNKKLLHTNLVPNLALRSAIQEWLHASPSSRK